One segment of Asaia bogorensis NBRC 16594 DNA contains the following:
- a CDS encoding cytochrome c oxidase subunit II, protein MPRLAPNRSALRPGRRVLALTAMALPLLLLGGCQTDHISFLAPAGPIAALQRHWFELLVAGLILVILPVLIGVPFCLWHYRAENRRATFRPDWDFALPLEFLVWGFPAVVVIAFSLLVWGPERRYSPEQPITDGAPLSVDVVALNWKWLFIYPDAHVASLDHLVLPKGREIVFHLTSDATMQSFLIPSLGSQIYAMAGMVTRLHLLADRQGRYLGENTQFNGMGFQDQKFAVDVVPPDQFEQFLTQAGQSNLHLDTQTYDAVRKQENGRKTAQTLLHDSNATMASFSAVPDTFFHDIVSRYDDSMPHDHD, encoded by the coding sequence GTGCCACGCCTCGCCCCGAACAGGTCGGCCCTGCGCCCTGGCCGACGTGTCCTTGCCCTGACAGCCATGGCACTGCCGCTCCTCCTGCTCGGCGGATGTCAGACAGACCATATCTCTTTTCTCGCCCCCGCAGGCCCTATTGCAGCATTGCAGAGACACTGGTTCGAGCTTCTGGTTGCAGGCCTGATTCTGGTCATTCTGCCCGTGCTGATCGGCGTGCCGTTCTGCCTGTGGCACTACCGGGCTGAGAACAGACGAGCGACCTTCCGACCGGACTGGGATTTCGCCCTGCCCCTCGAATTTCTCGTCTGGGGCTTTCCTGCTGTTGTTGTGATTGCTTTCTCCCTGCTCGTATGGGGGCCAGAGCGTCGTTACAGCCCGGAGCAGCCGATCACTGACGGTGCTCCGCTCAGCGTGGATGTGGTGGCCCTGAACTGGAAATGGCTCTTCATCTATCCCGATGCGCATGTCGCGAGCCTTGACCATCTGGTGCTGCCCAAAGGACGCGAAATCGTCTTTCACCTCACCTCCGATGCCACCATGCAGTCGTTCCTCATCCCGTCTCTGGGTAGCCAGATCTATGCCATGGCGGGCATGGTCACCCGGCTTCATCTGCTGGCCGACCGACAGGGCCGGTATCTGGGCGAAAACACCCAGTTCAACGGCATGGGCTTTCAGGATCAGAAATTCGCCGTCGATGTGGTGCCGCCCGACCAGTTCGAGCAGTTTCTGACGCAGGCCGGCCAGAGCAACCTGCATCTCGATACCCAGACCTATGACGCCGTGCGCAAGCAGGAAAATGGTCGCAAGACAGCGCAGACGCTGCTGCATGATTCCAATGCCACCATGGCCAGCTTTTCGGCCGTACCCGACACTTTCTTTCATGACATCGTCAGCCGCTACGACGACTCCATGCCCCATGATCACGACTGA
- a CDS encoding cytochrome (ubi)quinol oxidase subunit III: MAADVHGKGPSHIGIRLSHSAPESHQEAVRSQAEEALFGFWVFLMSDLIIFSMLFATYATMGHSLAGGPGPHELFDLSSAAWETVALLLSSFTCGLATLAMRYDRSTGKTLFWFAITLALGIVFLSLELHDFISMAQKGGVPSRSGWLSASWALIGTHGLHVTSGCIWMLIMFAQVAKFGLDPLVQTRFMRLALFWHFLDIVWIGIFSIIYLLGALS; the protein is encoded by the coding sequence ATGGCGGCGGATGTTCACGGCAAGGGGCCGAGCCATATCGGGATCCGTCTCAGCCATTCAGCACCGGAATCACACCAGGAAGCTGTGCGCTCCCAGGCCGAGGAAGCCCTGTTCGGGTTCTGGGTCTTTCTGATGAGCGACCTCATCATCTTTTCGATGCTCTTCGCCACCTATGCGACAATGGGGCACTCTCTGGCCGGTGGGCCCGGCCCGCATGAACTGTTCGATCTTTCCTCCGCAGCGTGGGAGACCGTGGCCCTCCTGCTGAGCAGCTTCACCTGCGGTCTTGCGACGCTAGCCATGCGTTATGACCGCTCGACGGGCAAGACACTATTCTGGTTTGCAATCACCCTGGCGCTGGGCATCGTGTTCCTGTCGCTTGAGCTGCATGACTTTATCAGCATGGCGCAAAAAGGCGGTGTTCCGTCGCGATCCGGCTGGCTCTCGGCAAGCTGGGCGCTGATCGGCACGCATGGCCTGCATGTCACGAGTGGCTGCATCTGGATGCTGATCATGTTTGCGCAGGTCGCGAAATTCGGCCTTGATCCGCTGGTGCAGACACGCTTCATGCGCCTGGCCCTGTTCTGGCATTTTCTCGATATTGTCTGGATCGGGATTTTCTCGATCATCTATCTGCTGGGAGCCCTGTCATGA
- the cyoD gene encoding cytochrome o ubiquinol oxidase subunit IV, with the protein MSDRHAQERRQELHGYIIGLVLALLLSAIPFAGVMLGLLPRPSLIWIIALLGLAQVVVHFRFFLHIDLSRSHRDDLQLILFSLLIVILMVGGTLWVLGNQRHMMG; encoded by the coding sequence ATGAGCGATCGTCATGCGCAGGAGCGCCGTCAGGAACTGCACGGCTACATCATCGGCCTGGTGCTTGCACTACTCCTGTCCGCCATACCTTTTGCGGGGGTCATGCTCGGGCTGTTACCGCGCCCGAGCCTGATCTGGATCATCGCCCTGCTGGGGCTTGCTCAGGTCGTGGTGCATTTCCGGTTCTTCCTGCACATCGACCTGTCACGCTCCCATCGTGACGACCTGCAGTTGATCCTGTTTTCGCTGCTGATCGTCATTCTGATGGTGGGTGGAACGCTATGGGTGCTCGGCAACCAGCGCCATATGATGGGCTAG
- a CDS encoding NAD(P)/FAD-dependent oxidoreductase codes for MIRLTELRLPLDHSDDALREAILQRLGVPSEALTAFTIARRGYDARKRGRIMLIYSIDCAVEDEDAVLAAHENTVSVMPTPEISYKALSAQPGPLRPVVIGAGPCGVMAALVLAQAGLKPIVIERGKIVRERTVDTFALWRRSELTPESNVQFGEGGAGTFSDGKLYSGVSDPRHLGRKVMEEFVKAGAPEEILYVSKPHIGTFRLVSMVEHIRAEIERLGGEYRFGVRVDGLRTEGEPRRLTGLVLSNGSTLDTDRAILAVGHSARDTFEMLRDAGVAMVPKPFSIGVRIEHPQSLIDCARFGDQGGHPLLGAADYKLVHHAKNGRAVYSFCMCPGGTVVAATSEPGQVVTNGMSQYSRAERNANAGIVVDVSPERDYPGDVLGGVAFQRHWERAAFVAGGGDYRAPAQRVEDFLANRPSTHLGEVVPSYKPGVTPTDLSLCLPDFAVEAIREALPAFERKLKGFSVGDAVLTGVETRTSSPIRMPRDETGQSPGLVGLFPAGEGAGYAGGILSAGIDGIRAAEWVIGYHQGAKASAEG; via the coding sequence ATGATCCGGCTAACAGAACTCAGGCTCCCTCTCGACCATTCAGACGATGCCCTGCGCGAGGCCATTCTCCAGCGTCTCGGTGTGCCATCCGAGGCATTGACCGCATTCACTATTGCCCGGCGTGGCTATGACGCCCGCAAGCGCGGGCGCATCATGCTGATCTACAGCATCGATTGCGCGGTCGAGGATGAAGACGCCGTTCTCGCCGCCCATGAAAACACGGTCTCGGTGATGCCGACACCAGAGATAAGCTACAAGGCGCTTTCGGCTCAACCGGGCCCTCTTCGTCCCGTGGTAATCGGCGCCGGGCCCTGCGGTGTGATGGCGGCGCTGGTTCTGGCGCAGGCCGGTCTCAAGCCCATCGTTATCGAGCGCGGAAAGATCGTGCGTGAGCGCACGGTGGATACGTTTGCCCTGTGGCGTCGCTCAGAACTGACTCCTGAAAGCAATGTGCAGTTCGGTGAAGGTGGGGCAGGGACCTTCTCGGACGGCAAGCTTTATAGCGGCGTGAGCGATCCTCGCCATCTGGGCCGCAAGGTGATGGAAGAGTTCGTCAAGGCAGGCGCACCGGAAGAAATTCTCTACGTTTCCAAGCCTCATATCGGAACCTTCAGGTTGGTCTCGATGGTGGAGCATATCCGTGCCGAGATCGAGCGTCTGGGGGGCGAGTATCGTTTTGGTGTGCGTGTCGATGGTCTGCGTACCGAGGGCGAACCACGACGTCTGACGGGGCTCGTTCTTTCCAATGGCAGCACGCTCGATACCGACCGCGCCATTCTGGCGGTGGGTCACAGCGCGCGTGATACATTCGAGATGCTCCGTGACGCGGGCGTGGCCATGGTGCCCAAGCCGTTCTCCATCGGGGTGCGTATCGAGCATCCGCAATCGCTGATCGATTGCGCACGCTTTGGCGATCAGGGTGGCCACCCGCTTTTGGGTGCGGCCGACTACAAGCTTGTGCATCATGCAAAAAACGGTCGGGCGGTTTATTCTTTCTGCATGTGCCCTGGTGGCACGGTTGTCGCCGCTACCTCCGAACCGGGACAGGTCGTGACAAATGGCATGAGCCAGTATTCGCGCGCCGAGCGTAACGCCAATGCCGGAATTGTGGTGGATGTCTCGCCCGAGCGTGACTATCCGGGGGATGTGTTGGGCGGCGTTGCGTTCCAGCGCCACTGGGAGCGGGCTGCCTTTGTCGCGGGTGGCGGGGATTATCGCGCGCCCGCCCAGCGCGTTGAGGATTTTCTGGCCAATCGCCCCTCGACCCATCTGGGTGAGGTCGTGCCCTCCTACAAGCCAGGTGTAACACCAACGGATCTGTCGCTTTGCCTGCCAGATTTCGCGGTCGAGGCCATTCGCGAGGCGCTGCCGGCTTTCGAGCGCAAGCTCAAGGGGTTCTCGGTGGGCGATGCCGTGCTGACCGGGGTGGAAACACGTACCTCGTCGCCCATCCGGATGCCGCGTGACGAAACGGGGCAGAGCCCCGGGCTGGTCGGCCTTTTCCCGGCGGGTGAGGGCGCAGGCTATGCCGGGGGTATTCTTTCGGCGGGTATCGATGGCATACGCGCCGCCGAATGGGTGATCGGGTATCATCAGGGCGCTAAGGCCAGTGCCGAGGGCTGA
- a CDS encoding cbb3-type cytochrome c oxidase subunit I yields the protein MTGDPLLRHFLFGELGYDALPFYSAIATVAASVVVLGALAVLVFVTWLKGWKALWTEWLTSVDHKRIGIMYVVVSFVMLARAVVEAAVMRSQQAVAYNNPGFIPPEHFAQLFTTHGTIMIFFMAMPFLIGVYNFAMPLQIGARDVSFPAMNSISLGLTSAGAVLMMVSLCVGKFSTGGWTGYPPYTELSFSPGVGVDYWIWALTLSSIGNTMTGINFAVTIYKKRAPGMTLFRMPLFAWTALCISILMIFAMPPLTVATLMLAMDRYLGMHFFTNELGGNMMNYINMFWLFGHPEVYILILPAFGVYSETIATFSNKRLYGYTSLVWATISIAVLSFTVWLHHFFTMGQDGNVNAVFGIATMLIAIPTGVKVYDWLLTMVRGRIRTSVPMLYACAFMVLFVVGGATGVMLANPGFDYQVHNTLFLVAHFHNMLIPGLLFGMLSAYHYWFPKAFGFRLHEGWGRVIFGCWVGGFILAFMPLYIVGALGMPRRSQEFFEAVYRPYLWVALCGALLVLCALASMVIQLWISIRDRQRLAVPAGDPWNGRTLEWSVAAPPPEYNFALIPQIDSVDAFHQAKKQHTAWRAPEHYYDIELPSSTPVGFVCCVASGVFGFALVWHIWWAVLLGAAVFFGAIIVRSFNRNTSYVIPAAEIRATEERWLLTLRESPAISNDAMFTTANRGLVREPV from the coding sequence ATGACCGGAGACCCGCTTTTGCGCCATTTTCTTTTTGGTGAGCTCGGCTATGACGCCCTGCCATTTTATAGCGCAATCGCAACGGTTGCCGCGTCGGTGGTGGTGCTGGGGGCTCTGGCCGTGCTGGTTTTTGTCACCTGGCTGAAAGGCTGGAAGGCACTCTGGACCGAATGGCTGACAAGCGTGGACCACAAGCGCATCGGCATCATGTACGTGGTGGTCTCATTCGTCATGCTGGCCCGTGCAGTAGTCGAGGCCGCTGTCATGCGTTCACAGCAGGCCGTGGCCTACAACAACCCCGGCTTCATTCCGCCGGAACATTTCGCCCAGCTTTTCACCACGCATGGCACGATCATGATTTTCTTCATGGCCATGCCGTTCCTGATTGGCGTGTACAACTTCGCCATGCCGCTCCAGATCGGCGCGCGGGATGTCTCCTTCCCCGCCATGAACTCCATCAGTCTGGGCCTGACCAGCGCGGGTGCGGTGCTGATGATGGTTTCGCTCTGCGTGGGCAAGTTCTCGACAGGAGGCTGGACCGGTTATCCCCCTTATACGGAGCTGTCATTCAGCCCCGGCGTGGGGGTTGATTACTGGATATGGGCGCTCACGCTCAGCTCCATTGGCAATACGATGACCGGCATCAATTTTGCCGTCACGATCTACAAGAAGCGTGCGCCGGGCATGACCCTGTTTCGTATGCCGCTTTTTGCCTGGACGGCGCTGTGCATCTCGATCCTGATGATCTTTGCCATGCCGCCGCTCACGGTCGCGACACTCATGCTGGCGATGGATCGCTATCTGGGCATGCATTTTTTCACGAACGAGCTTGGCGGCAACATGATGAACTACATCAACATGTTCTGGCTGTTCGGTCACCCCGAGGTCTATATCCTCATTCTGCCCGCCTTTGGCGTCTATTCCGAAACCATCGCGACGTTCTCGAACAAGCGACTGTACGGTTACACCTCTCTGGTCTGGGCCACGATCTCGATTGCCGTTCTGTCCTTCACTGTGTGGCTGCACCATTTCTTCACCATGGGGCAGGATGGGAACGTCAATGCGGTATTCGGCATTGCCACCATGCTGATTGCCATTCCCACCGGGGTGAAGGTGTATGACTGGCTGCTGACCATGGTGCGTGGGCGCATACGGACCAGCGTCCCGATGCTCTATGCCTGCGCCTTCATGGTGCTGTTTGTGGTCGGTGGCGCAACCGGTGTCATGCTCGCCAATCCGGGCTTCGATTATCAGGTGCACAACACCCTGTTTCTCGTCGCGCATTTTCATAACATGCTCATTCCCGGCCTGCTTTTCGGTATGTTGAGCGCCTATCATTACTGGTTCCCCAAGGCATTCGGGTTCCGGCTTCATGAAGGCTGGGGCCGCGTGATTTTCGGTTGCTGGGTCGGCGGCTTCATTCTGGCTTTCATGCCGCTCTATATTGTGGGTGCGCTTGGCATGCCGCGACGGAGCCAGGAGTTTTTCGAGGCGGTCTATCGCCCTTATCTCTGGGTCGCGCTTTGCGGCGCATTACTGGTCCTGTGTGCGCTGGCTAGCATGGTCATTCAGCTTTGGATAAGCATCCGTGATCGCCAGCGCCTTGCTGTGCCGGCCGGCGATCCATGGAATGGCCGCACCCTCGAATGGTCGGTGGCGGCACCGCCACCCGAATACAACTTTGCGCTCATTCCCCAGATCGACAGTGTCGATGCCTTTCATCAGGCGAAGAAGCAGCATACAGCGTGGCGCGCACCCGAGCATTATTACGATATCGAACTGCCTTCGAGCACGCCGGTCGGGTTTGTCTGCTGCGTGGCCAGCGGCGTGTTCGGCTTTGCGCTTGTCTGGCACATCTGGTGGGCGGTCCTTCTTGGCGCAGCGGTGTTTTTCGGGGCGATTATCGTACGCAGCTTCAACCGCAATACGTCCTATGTGATCCCGGCTGCGGAGATACGGGCGACCGAGGAACGCTGGCTGCTGACCCTGCGCGAAAGCCCGGCCATTTCCAATGATGCCATGTTTACCACCGCCAATCGCGGTCTGGTCAGGGAGCCTGTCTGA
- a CDS encoding SDR family oxidoreductase — translation MTLIDPRTRYPRPPFEVQPQEFPGVSARMKPEPDYGDESYQGSNRLSGLVALITGGDSGIGRAVAVAYAKEGADIALSYLEAEQQDAQDIAQSVEKAGRRCLLLPGDIREKSHCEHLVSQTVEAFGGLDILVNNAAFQHPRENFLDIEDEEWRRHFDTNIHAMFYITKAALPHLKPGASIINTSSVNTRTPMPILIPYSMTKAAIANFTVGLAGSLVEKGIRVNAVLPGPIWTPFIATGMPPEQHKDFGSQAPMGRPGQPAELAGAYVYLADPNNSYTTGALLPVHGGMPQL, via the coding sequence ATGACCCTTATCGATCCCCGCACGCGTTATCCCCGCCCTCCTTTCGAGGTGCAACCGCAGGAATTCCCGGGTGTCTCCGCAAGGATGAAGCCCGAGCCCGATTACGGTGATGAGAGTTATCAGGGCAGTAATCGCCTGAGCGGTCTCGTCGCCCTGATTACAGGGGGTGATTCCGGCATCGGGCGCGCCGTGGCAGTCGCCTATGCAAAGGAAGGGGCGGACATTGCCCTGTCTTATCTCGAAGCCGAACAGCAGGACGCGCAGGATATTGCGCAATCGGTGGAGAAGGCCGGTCGTCGTTGCCTGCTCCTGCCCGGCGATATCCGCGAAAAATCCCATTGCGAGCATCTGGTGAGCCAGACGGTTGAGGCCTTCGGCGGGCTCGATATTCTGGTCAATAACGCCGCTTTCCAGCATCCAAGAGAGAATTTTCTTGATATTGAGGATGAGGAATGGCGTCGCCATTTCGACACGAATATCCATGCGATGTTCTACATCACCAAGGCAGCCCTACCGCATCTGAAGCCGGGGGCCTCGATCATCAATACCTCATCGGTGAACACACGCACGCCGATGCCCATTCTCATTCCCTATTCCATGACCAAGGCGGCGATTGCCAATTTCACCGTTGGGCTTGCCGGAAGCCTGGTCGAGAAGGGTATCCGCGTAAACGCAGTGCTCCCCGGCCCGATCTGGACACCGTTCATTGCAACCGGGATGCCGCCCGAACAGCACAAGGATTTCGGCTCGCAGGCCCCCATGGGGCGTCCTGGCCAGCCGGCTGAACTGGCGGGAGCCTACGTCTATCTGGCAGACCCGAATAACAGCTACACGACAGGAGCCCTGCTGCCGGTGCATGGCGGCATGCCGCAACTCTAA
- a CDS encoding M28 family metallopeptidase has translation MMRSLRPSVAALIIGTVLAGMPARAAEPLVYAPMEPGRMSDVIRTLASDPFEGRAPGTMGAIRTVNYIVSQFQAIGLEPAGDNGSWTQEVPMIHTRIAPDSLIHFKAGGAEGLDFHQSEQIYLTTGTPSSQIRITDAPLVFVGYGVTAPARDWDDFKNVDLKGKIAVILINDPDFKAAADEPVKGRFGGRTMTYYGRWTYKYEEAARRGAVGALIVHDTEAASYPWSTVIAAGGEAFDLERKGKAESLVVKGWLEGQAAHDLFARAGLDLDKLSVQARRADFTPVTLPGVTMTTTLDVTTSHLQSRNVLAKLPGSTHPDETIVYGAHWDAFGKSRGPNGEALIRRGAIDDASGIAAVMEIARAFKSGPQPERTILFSAWTAEERGLLGSTWYVEHPLISLPKTVANFTIDVLQMGGLSRNAFLVGAGQDSLQDDFATIASAQGRVTVNEALPERGAFYRADHLPFARAGVPVLPIMDLAGYPDLVNGGVPAGRKWLEGYMACYHQPCDAWSASWDLRGAAEDAAALYEVGRSLAFSRMWPSWKQGSEFKAIREHTESQRPAL, from the coding sequence ATGATGCGATCGCTACGCCCTTCCGTTGCAGCCCTCATCATCGGAACGGTTCTGGCCGGAATGCCAGCCCGTGCGGCTGAACCGCTGGTCTATGCGCCAATGGAGCCCGGCCGCATGTCGGATGTGATTCGTACGCTTGCCTCAGATCCATTCGAGGGACGGGCACCCGGCACGATGGGGGCGATCCGGACGGTCAATTACATCGTCTCCCAGTTTCAGGCGATTGGTCTGGAGCCGGCGGGGGATAACGGGAGCTGGACCCAGGAAGTCCCGATGATCCATACGCGGATCGCGCCCGACTCCCTGATTCATTTCAAGGCCGGTGGGGCGGAAGGGCTCGATTTCCATCAATCGGAACAGATCTATCTGACTACCGGGACACCTTCGTCCCAGATACGCATTACGGACGCGCCGCTCGTGTTTGTCGGGTATGGCGTCACTGCACCGGCCCGCGACTGGGATGATTTCAAGAATGTCGATCTCAAGGGCAAGATTGCGGTCATCCTGATCAACGATCCTGACTTCAAGGCGGCTGCGGATGAGCCTGTGAAGGGCCGCTTCGGTGGTCGGACCATGACCTATTATGGCCGCTGGACCTACAAATACGAGGAAGCGGCCCGCAGGGGCGCCGTTGGTGCTCTGATCGTTCATGATACAGAGGCCGCTTCCTATCCGTGGAGCACCGTCATTGCGGCGGGAGGAGAGGCCTTCGATCTCGAGCGCAAGGGCAAGGCGGAATCGCTGGTCGTCAAAGGCTGGCTGGAGGGGCAGGCGGCCCATGACCTGTTTGCTCGTGCGGGTCTCGATCTGGACAAGCTGAGCGTGCAGGCACGTCGCGCCGATTTCACGCCTGTCACCCTGCCGGGTGTCACCATGACCACGACGCTGGATGTCACCACGTCGCATCTGCAAAGCCGGAATGTTCTGGCCAAGCTTCCGGGCAGCACTCATCCTGACGAAACGATCGTTTACGGGGCCCATTGGGATGCGTTCGGCAAAAGCCGCGGTCCCAATGGCGAGGCCTTGATACGGCGCGGCGCCATTGACGACGCTTCGGGCATTGCGGCGGTCATGGAAATTGCCCGTGCCTTCAAATCCGGCCCTCAGCCGGAGCGGACGATTCTCTTCAGCGCCTGGACAGCTGAGGAACGTGGGCTTCTGGGGTCGACCTGGTATGTCGAGCATCCCCTGATTTCCCTGCCCAAGACGGTTGCGAATTTCACAATCGACGTGCTGCAGATGGGAGGTCTTTCGCGCAATGCCTTCCTCGTAGGGGCCGGGCAGGATAGTCTGCAGGATGACTTCGCGACGATCGCTTCCGCGCAGGGGCGTGTGACCGTCAACGAAGCCCTGCCTGAACGCGGGGCTTTCTATCGCGCCGATCATCTGCCTTTTGCCCGTGCCGGTGTACCGGTGCTGCCGATCATGGATCTGGCCGGATACCCGGACCTCGTAAACGGCGGTGTTCCTGCGGGTCGCAAATGGCTTGAGGGGTATATGGCCTGCTATCATCAGCCCTGCGATGCCTGGAGCGCCAGCTGGGATCTGCGCGGGGCGGCTGAGGACGCCGCGGCACTTTACGAAGTGGGCAGAAGTCTGGCCTTCTCGCGCATGTGGCCAAGCTGGAAGCAGGGTTCGGAATTCAAGGCGATCCGTGAACACACGGAGTCGCAGCGCCCCGCACTCTGA
- a CDS encoding Hint domain-containing protein produces MATNITGTWSAVLNDKGETVYQSGTTIQEGPVQLVGGATLYVTSGATAAGVSNSGNIPNIIVSSGGTLLSSTITNGYVSALQGATTSGNVFNSDPAYYFSGAQSIGDSYYAGGGYGTDTAYFSAGSIVTNATTSAGGPMIFYSGATVNGVTVSSGGVVTFSAGSVVSGLNIQPGGSAFISTIVGTPVNSAPVMPTSGVTTVTGVWSAVLSGGKTIYKNAAGTAVEAPLRLSGGTLYIASGATVSGLLVLGGTPVVSVLNGGTLLNSQINNGYVYVDGGGITSGNLLNSNPVRYSAGASSVNDIFLNSGYTADTVYALDGATLINPTISAGAPVVISSGATIIDPVVTSGGQLSIYGGTATTCFLAGAMIETPQGPCAVEALRAGQEVVVCRDDVRCVEIVSRVCKARAIVENLHDDDMAGFPVRISAHSLGQNIPDRDLLVTAEHCLYFDGGFIPARMLVKGQSIRYAREYESYDYYHVELSRHGIICANNVLTESYLDTVTPLHDREGKGLTRYRSWASHGAAPLRVDRTFVEPIYNAILARCSSEQTARGASDHDHGLYLVTDGGRRIEQRRRAGDQVLFSLPPGVERVRLVSRRARPFDTLGPFVDDRRELGVLVGDITLYRPDGTHDIRTHLEQDALPGWDGAQGGDCRWTLGHATLPLDLPVQDDPALLSVRIVAAGPYCDRQAIRKARAA; encoded by the coding sequence GTGGCCACCAACATCACGGGAACCTGGTCCGCAGTTTTGAACGACAAAGGTGAGACGGTCTATCAAAGCGGCACGACGATCCAGGAAGGCCCGGTACAGCTTGTCGGGGGGGCAACGCTCTATGTGACAAGTGGTGCAACCGCTGCCGGTGTGTCCAATTCTGGCAATATCCCCAACATCATTGTGTCTTCCGGCGGCACATTGCTCAGCTCAACCATCACCAATGGTTATGTCTCCGCGCTTCAGGGGGCTACAACCAGCGGTAATGTTTTCAATTCCGACCCGGCCTATTACTTCAGTGGCGCCCAGTCGATTGGCGACTCATATTACGCTGGTGGCGGTTATGGCACCGATACCGCCTATTTCAGTGCAGGCTCGATTGTAACCAACGCCACGACATCTGCTGGTGGCCCGATGATTTTCTACTCAGGTGCTACGGTCAATGGCGTCACCGTGTCGTCCGGCGGGGTTGTCACGTTCAGTGCGGGTTCGGTTGTCTCAGGGCTGAATATTCAGCCGGGTGGCTCGGCCTTCATCAGTACGATTGTTGGTACGCCAGTGAACTCGGCGCCTGTCATGCCCACAAGCGGGGTGACAACGGTGACAGGTGTCTGGTCGGCGGTGCTGAGTGGCGGCAAGACCATCTACAAAAACGCTGCCGGCACGGCTGTCGAGGCTCCCCTCCGTTTGAGTGGTGGCACGCTTTATATTGCCAGTGGTGCGACCGTGTCCGGGCTGCTCGTCCTGGGGGGGACGCCTGTCGTCTCGGTGCTCAACGGAGGAACCCTGCTCAATTCCCAGATCAATAACGGGTATGTCTATGTCGATGGCGGCGGGATCACGAGTGGCAACCTGCTGAATTCGAACCCGGTGCGCTACAGTGCGGGCGCAAGTTCGGTCAATGATATCTTTCTCAATAGCGGCTACACGGCTGATACGGTTTACGCGCTTGATGGGGCGACTCTCATCAACCCGACGATTTCGGCAGGGGCACCTGTCGTCATCAGCAGTGGCGCGACGATCATTGATCCGGTGGTAACGTCCGGCGGGCAGCTCTCGATTTACGGCGGTACCGCCACAACCTGCTTTCTTGCGGGTGCCATGATCGAGACGCCGCAAGGCCCCTGCGCCGTCGAGGCCCTGAGGGCAGGACAGGAAGTCGTGGTCTGTCGGGATGATGTGCGTTGTGTCGAGATAGTTTCACGCGTCTGTAAAGCGCGCGCCATCGTCGAGAACCTGCATGATGACGATATGGCCGGTTTCCCGGTCCGGATCAGCGCGCATAGTCTCGGGCAGAACATACCCGACCGGGATCTGCTGGTAACGGCCGAGCATTGCCTTTACTTTGATGGCGGATTCATACCGGCCCGGATGCTCGTCAAAGGGCAGTCTATTCGCTATGCGCGCGAATATGAAAGCTATGATTACTACCATGTCGAACTGTCCCGACATGGCATCATCTGCGCCAACAACGTCCTTACCGAGAGCTATCTCGATACCGTCACGCCGCTGCATGATCGCGAAGGCAAGGGTCTGACACGCTATCGCAGCTGGGCGTCTCACGGGGCAGCGCCCTTGCGTGTTGATCGGACTTTTGTCGAGCCGATATACAACGCTATTCTGGCGCGGTGCAGCAGTGAGCAGACAGCGAGAGGCGCTTCTGACCACGATCACGGGTTGTATCTTGTGACTGACGGCGGGCGACGTATCGAACAGCGGCGACGTGCTGGCGATCAGGTGTTGTTCTCTCTCCCGCCGGGGGTAGAGCGCGTCAGGCTTGTGTCACGCCGTGCGCGACCATTCGATACGCTGGGGCCCTTCGTTGATGACCGTCGCGAACTCGGTGTGCTGGTCGGTGATATCACGCTCTATCGCCCGGATGGCACGCATGACATCCGGACCCATCTGGAACAGGACGCCTTGCCGGGATGGGACGGGGCACAGGGCGGGGATTGTCGCTGGACGCTGGGTCACGCCACCTTGCCGCTCGACCTGCCCGTGCAGGACGATCCTGCACTGCTCAGCGTACGCATTGTCGCCGCCGGACCGTATTGCGACAGGCAGGCCATTCGTAAAGCACGAGCTGCCTGA